Proteins co-encoded in one Deltaproteobacteria bacterium genomic window:
- the clpP gene encoding ATP-dependent Clp endopeptidase proteolytic subunit ClpP: MNLVPIVVEQTSRGERSYDIYSRLLKDRIVFIGNQIDDDIANLIIAQLLFLEAEDPDKDVNLYINSPGGIVTAGMAIYDTMQFIKPKVATVCIGQAASMAAVLLAGGAHGKRTALPNARILIHQPMGGTRGQATDIKIQAEEILRMREELNKLLSRHTGQSLDRIAQDTERDYFMSAEQAKGYGIIDQVVDKRQAAARPLVE, from the coding sequence ATGAACCTCGTACCCATCGTGGTGGAGCAGACAAGTCGCGGCGAGCGTTCCTACGACATATATTCCAGGCTGCTCAAGGACCGGATCGTCTTCATCGGGAACCAAATAGACGACGATATAGCCAACCTGATAATCGCGCAGCTCCTTTTCCTCGAGGCGGAAGATCCGGACAAGGACGTAAACCTCTACATCAACTCGCCGGGCGGTATCGTGACGGCGGGCATGGCGATCTACGACACGATGCAGTTCATAAAGCCCAAGGTCGCAACGGTTTGCATCGGGCAGGCGGCATCGATGGCCGCGGTGCTTCTGGCCGGCGGTGCGCACGGGAAACGGACGGCGCTGCCCAACGCGCGCATACTTATACACCAGCCTATGGGGGGGACCCGGGGCCAGGCCACTGATATCAAGATCCAGGCCGAGGAGATCCTCCGCATGAGGGAGGAACTGAACAAGCTCCTTTCCCGTCACACGGGGCAGTCCCTCGACCGCATCGCGCAGGATACGGAGCGGGACTACTTCATGTCGGCGGAGCAGGCGAAGGGCTATGGTATAATCGACCAGGTTGTGGATAAAAGACAGGCGGCCGCAAGGCCGCTCGTAGAGTAG